A window from Heteronotia binoei isolate CCM8104 ecotype False Entrance Well chromosome 15, APGP_CSIRO_Hbin_v1, whole genome shotgun sequence encodes these proteins:
- the UBE2S gene encoding ubiquitin-conjugating enzyme E2 S produces MNSNVENLPPHVIRLVYKEVSALTSDPPEGIKVFPNEEDITDVQVTIEGPEGTPYSGGLFRMKLILGKDFPASPPKGYFLTKIFHPNVGANGEICVNVLKKDWKAELGIRHVLLTIKCLLIHPNPESALNEEAGRLLLENYEEYASRARLLTEIHAQPSASLRAKDPAEPCSSSAGASGEGPMAKKHAGDRDKKLASKKKTDKKRALRRL; encoded by the exons ATG AATTCCAATGTGGAAAATCTGCCTCCCCACGTGATCCGGCTTGTGTACAAAGAAGTCTCTGCCTTGACATCAGACCCGCCTGAGGGCATTAAGGTGTTTCCCAATGAAGAAGATATTACAGACGTTCAGGTCACCATTGAAGGACCAG AGGGGACACCATACTCTGGAGGCCTCTTCCGCATGAAGTTGATCCTTGGCAAAGACTTCCCAGCCAGCCCACCAAAAGGCTACTTCCTGACCAAAATCTTCCACCCCAATGTGGGTGCCAACGGCGAGATCTGCGTGAATGTCCTCAAGAAAGACTGGAAAGCAGAATTGGGCATCCGGCACGTCCTGCTG ACCATCAAGTGTTTGCTCATCCACCCGAACCCGGAGTCAGCCCTGAACGAGGAAGCGGGACGCCTCCTGCTAGAGAACTATGAGGAATATGCTTCCCGGGCCCGCCTCCTGACTGAGATCCATGCGCAGCCATCGGCCAGCCTTCGCGCAAAGGACCCAGCTGAGCCTTGCTCCTCTTCAGCGGGTGCCTCCGGGGAGGGCCCCATGGCCAAGAAACATGCAGGCGACAGGGACAAGAAGCTGGCCTCCAAGAAGAAGACCGACAAGAAACGAGCGCTCCGGCGGCTCTAG